A window from Candidatus Micrarchaeia archaeon encodes these proteins:
- a CDS encoding cation:proton antiporter translates to MDPEIFIELSKILAITVFTTGLFRILKQPATIGYIFSGILAGPFFLNIINSTGETITTFSQIGVALLLFFVGLNLNPKVIKDIGKIAVLTGVGQVLFTTGIGYLIIISLGFPTITAIYMAIALAFSSTIIIMKLLSDKEDLDSLYGKISIGFLIVQDFIAIILLLIISSMSTGGDLAALMIETVIKGLIGISLLVAIAIYFLPTILKKIAKSQEFLLLFSLAWCFAIASIFHYINFSIEAGALLAGVALSISPYHFEISSKMKPLRDFFIILFFIMLGSQMIFSNIFENINSILILSIFVLIGNPLIVMILMGLEGYTKRNGFLAGLTVAQISEFSLIVVAMGVSVGHITQETLSLVTAIGLITFAGSTYMILYSHKIYPILSKYLSIFERKGRKVDEHKYYTNEEYEIILFGYNRIGFDVLESLNKLKKRYLIIDYNPDTIINLCKEGHNCRYGDANDSELLDELNFSKTKMIISTIPILETNSLIINKIREKNKKIILVAVAYQIDEALKLYGDGATYVIMPHFLGGKQFSSMIQKNKLDTKKFLKERRKHIDSMAYRKKLGQDHPKREKA, encoded by the coding sequence TTGGACCCAGAAATATTTATTGAGTTAAGTAAAATTCTTGCAATAACTGTTTTTACTACAGGTTTATTTAGAATACTAAAACAGCCTGCAACTATTGGTTATATTTTTAGTGGAATTTTAGCAGGACCTTTTTTTTTAAATATTATTAATTCTACTGGGGAAACTATAACTACCTTTTCTCAGATAGGCGTAGCATTACTTCTATTTTTTGTTGGGCTAAATCTAAACCCAAAAGTAATAAAAGATATAGGAAAAATAGCAGTATTAACTGGTGTAGGACAAGTTTTATTTACAACAGGAATCGGGTATTTAATAATCATCTCACTTGGATTTCCAACTATCACTGCAATATATATGGCAATTGCTCTTGCTTTTAGTAGTACTATTATTATTATGAAATTATTATCTGATAAAGAGGATTTGGATTCACTTTATGGTAAAATATCAATTGGTTTTTTAATTGTTCAAGATTTTATCGCTATTATTTTATTATTAATTATTTCCTCAATGAGTACTGGAGGAGATTTAGCAGCATTAATGATTGAAACAGTAATAAAAGGATTAATAGGTATCTCTCTTCTAGTAGCAATAGCAATTTACTTCCTTCCAACTATTCTCAAAAAAATTGCAAAATCACAAGAATTCTTACTTTTATTTTCATTAGCTTGGTGTTTTGCAATTGCATCTATTTTTCATTATATTAATTTTTCAATTGAAGCTGGTGCGTTACTAGCAGGTGTTGCTTTATCTATTTCTCCATATCATTTTGAAATAAGCTCAAAAATGAAACCATTAAGAGATTTTTTTATAATTTTATTTTTTATAATGCTTGGTTCTCAAATGATATTCTCAAATATTTTTGAAAATATAAATTCTATATTAATTCTATCTATTTTTGTTTTGATTGGAAATCCATTAATAGTTATGATTCTTATGGGTTTAGAAGGATATACAAAAAGGAATGGATTTTTAGCAGGCTTAACTGTTGCACAAATAAGTGAATTCTCATTAATTGTTGTTGCAATGGGGGTATCTGTTGGACATATTACACAAGAAACTTTATCATTAGTAACTGCTATTGGATTAATAACTTTTGCAGGATCAACTTATATGATACTTTATTCTCACAAAATATATCCTATCCTATCAAAATACCTCTCTATTTTTGAAAGAAAAGGGAGAAAAGTTGATGAACATAAATATTATACAAATGAAGAATATGAAATAATTCTTTTTGGTTATAATAGAATTGGTTTTGATGTATTAGAATCTTTAAATAAATTGAAAAAAAGATATTTAATAATTGACTATAATCCTGATACTATAATTAATTTATGTAAAGAAGGGCATAATTGCAGATACGGTGATGCAAATGATAGTGAATTACTAGATGAATTAAATTTTTCTAAAACTAAAATGATAATCTCTACAATTCCTATTTTAGAAACTAATTCTTTAATTATTAATAAAATTCGAGAAAAAAATAAGAAAATAATACTTGTTGCTGTTGCATATCAAATAGATGAAGCACTTAAATTATATGGCGATGGAGCAACTTATGTAATAATGCCTCATTTCTTAGGTGGAAAACAATTTTCTTCAATGATTCAAAAAAATAAATTAGATACAAAAAAATTCTTAAAAGAAAGAAGAAAACATATAGATAGTATGGCATATAGAAAAAAATTAGGCCAAGATCACCCAAAAAGAGAAAAAGCATAA
- a CDS encoding rRNA adenine N-6-methyltransferase family protein — translation MEELRLNPILENLKRGGPAVVLPKDFGQIIAYTGIGKDSICIEAGTGSAFLTVSLANICKKVYTYERDTKFFEFAKENIKRSLLSNIEIKNQDVVKEEFDETNVDLVILDLPNAEKAIKNAKNSLKKGKFLVGYLTNIEQVKEFVYECENLKFQDIFTIETFQREFIVKEKGTRPIHNGLLHTAYLVFARK, via the coding sequence ATGGAAGAATTAAGATTAAATCCCATTTTAGAAAATTTAAAAAGAGGAGGTCCGGCAGTAGTTTTACCAAAAGATTTTGGACAAATAATTGCGTATACAGGAATAGGAAAAGATTCAATTTGTATTGAAGCAGGAACAGGAAGTGCTTTTTTAACAGTTTCATTAGCAAATATTTGTAAAAAAGTTTATACTTATGAAAGAGATACAAAATTTTTTGAATTTGCTAAAGAAAATATAAAACGTTCCTTACTATCAAATATTGAAATTAAAAACCAAGATGTTGTAAAAGAAGAATTTGATGAAACCAATGTTGATTTAGTTATTTTGGATTTGCCTAATGCTGAAAAAGCAATTAAAAATGCTAAAAATAGTTTAAAAAAAGGAAAATTTTTAGTTGGATATTTAACTAATATAGAACAAGTTAAAGAGTTTGTTTATGAATGCGAAAATTTAAAATTTCAAGATATTTTTACAATAGAGACTTTTCAAAGAGAATTTATTGTTAAAGAAAAAGGAACAAGACCAATTCATAATGGTCTTTTACATACTGCATATTTAGTTTTTGCTAGAAAATAA
- a CDS encoding UbiA family prenyltransferase, translating into MNKFIEFLKLVRIEHSIMLVIAVLIAQIIVLGSFPSLDYNLYLSLIAPFFIGMAAFALNDYLDIESDKINKKLDRPLTKGVFSKEFVIIFCLTAYLIGIIASSFVDSWPIPFVIATGFAFLSLLYNYKLKDIALLGNIYIAFTMAIPFIYGNYIYSSELNFTILILFIVAFFVGLAREIIKTIEDIEGDKKARKSDTLPMKIGIKKSIYLASVFYILFICLTPLPFIYGLNQYLPSLILVLVCDIGFIYLTIRLIKDDSQKFLRKNRNISLILLFIGLIALLLAAI; encoded by the coding sequence ATGAATAAATTTATTGAATTTTTGAAATTAGTAAGAATAGAACATTCTATAATGTTAGTTATTGCTGTTTTGATTGCGCAGATAATAGTTTTAGGTTCTTTTCCATCTTTAGATTATAATTTATATTTGTCATTAATCGCGCCATTTTTTATTGGAATGGCTGCTTTTGCTTTAAATGATTATTTAGATATTGAATCAGATAAAATAAATAAAAAATTAGACCGGCCTCTTACAAAAGGAGTTTTTTCAAAGGAATTTGTTATTATTTTTTGTTTAACTGCATATCTTATTGGAATCATAGCTTCTTCTTTTGTTGATTCATGGCCAATACCTTTTGTTATAGCAACTGGTTTTGCATTTTTATCTTTACTTTATAATTACAAATTAAAAGATATTGCATTATTAGGAAATATTTACATTGCATTTACAATGGCGATTCCATTTATTTATGGAAATTATATTTATTCTTCAGAATTAAATTTCACAATTTTAATTTTATTTATTGTTGCATTTTTTGTTGGTCTAGCTAGAGAAATTATAAAAACAATTGAAGATATTGAAGGAGATAAAAAAGCTAGAAAATCAGATACACTTCCAATGAAAATAGGAATTAAAAAATCAATATATTTAGCTTCAGTATTTTATATTTTATTTATTTGTTTAACTCCTTTACCTTTTATTTATGGACTTAATCAATACTTGCCTTCATTAATTTTAGTTTTAGTATGTGATATTGGTTTTATTTATTTAACAATAAGACTAATAAAAGATGATTCGCAAAAGTTCTTAAGAAAAAACAGAAATATAAGTTTAATCTTATTATTTATTGGATTAATAGCGCTTTTGTTAGCTGCGATTTAG
- the speB gene encoding agmatinase, producing MEPFYSLPYTFLGLEKTKEAFQSAKVVILLVPYDGTQYPYKGAANGPRAIIEASRHIETYDPEFDKDLGDIGIYTLDELEISLESSLETIKRVQETIEEILDNKKFPLLLGGEHSISLGAVRAINAKMENVSVLQLDAHADLRDEFKGCKYAHTCVMRRINEISPHYIGIGIRSMSKEEKEFIEENKLDVFGIDFDTDQILEKLKDKVYITIDLDVFDPSLIPSVGNPEPEGLFWIEILELLKRVSQEKEIVGIDIVELSPKENKTSDILTVKLICKILGFSFFSKF from the coding sequence ATGGAACCTTTTTACTCATTACCATATACCTTTTTAGGATTGGAAAAAACTAAAGAAGCCTTTCAAAGCGCAAAAGTAGTTATATTACTAGTTCCTTATGATGGAACTCAATATCCATACAAAGGCGCTGCTAATGGTCCAAGAGCAATAATAGAAGCTTCAAGACATATTGAAACATATGATCCTGAATTTGATAAAGATTTGGGAGATATTGGAATTTATACATTAGATGAATTAGAAATAAGTTTAGAAAGTTCTTTAGAAACAATAAAAAGAGTGCAAGAAACAATTGAAGAAATTTTAGATAATAAAAAATTTCCTTTACTTTTAGGTGGAGAACATTCTATTTCTTTAGGTGCAGTAAGAGCAATAAATGCAAAAATGGAAAATGTTTCTGTTCTACAATTAGATGCACACGCAGATTTAAGAGATGAGTTTAAAGGATGTAAATATGCGCACACGTGTGTAATGAGAAGAATAAATGAAATATCTCCACATTATATTGGAATAGGAATAAGAAGCATGTCAAAAGAAGAAAAAGAATTTATTGAAGAAAATAAATTAGATGTTTTTGGAATTGATTTTGACACAGATCAAATTTTAGAAAAATTAAAAGATAAAGTATATATTACAATTGATTTAGATGTATTTGATCCTTCTTTAATTCCTTCAGTTGGAAATCCAGAACCAGAAGGTTTATTTTGGATTGAAATTTTAGAATTACTAAAAAGAGTTTCTCAAGAAAAAGAAATTGTAGGAATAGATATAGTTGAATTATCTCCAAAAGAAAATAAAACATCAGATATTTTAACAGTTAAATTAATTTGTAAAATCTTAGGTTTTTCTTTCTTTTCAAAGTTTTAA
- the eno gene encoding phosphopyruvate hydratase has translation MPKIKKLFAREILDSRGNPTIEVDLYIGTKISRAAAPSGASTGIHEALELRDNDIKRFKGKGVLKAVENVNTKINNLLKGEEISIHNKLDRKMIKLDNMQNKSNLGANATTAVSMAMLKAAAKAERKEVYEYLGGTILPIPMMNIINGGQHGGNSLAIQEFMILPIMASSFKEAIQWGSEVYHNLGKYLEVNYGKNSKNVGDEGGYAPNFKTSEEALNAITYAIKESGYEGKVFIGLDAAASSFYNKHTNRYFIDGKNLESYELVDYYENLVAKYPIISIEDPFDEEDFNSFSILNKRIGEDVQIIGDDLTVTNIQRIEKAISQNSMNTLLLKVNQVGTIAESFEAVKVCYQRGLNVVVSHRSGETEDTLIADLAVGLETGQIKTGAPARTERTAKYNRLLRIEEKLGKNAVYAGVNFKTLKRKKNLRFYKLI, from the coding sequence ATGCCAAAAATAAAAAAACTATTTGCTAGAGAAATTTTAGATTCTAGAGGAAATCCCACAATAGAAGTTGATTTATATATAGGAACAAAGATTTCACGAGCAGCAGCACCAAGTGGGGCATCAACAGGTATTCATGAAGCATTAGAATTAAGGGATAATGATATTAAAAGATTTAAAGGAAAGGGAGTTTTAAAAGCAGTAGAAAATGTAAATACAAAAATAAATAATTTATTGAAAGGTGAAGAAATTTCTATTCACAACAAATTAGATAGAAAAATGATTAAACTAGATAATATGCAAAATAAATCTAATTTAGGTGCAAACGCAACAACCGCCGTTTCAATGGCAATGTTAAAAGCAGCAGCAAAAGCAGAAAGGAAAGAAGTATATGAATATTTAGGTGGAACAATTTTACCTATTCCTATGATGAATATAATAAATGGAGGACAGCACGGCGGTAATTCTCTTGCTATCCAAGAATTTATGATACTTCCAATAATGGCTTCTTCATTTAAGGAAGCTATTCAATGGGGATCTGAAGTATATCATAATTTAGGTAAATATTTAGAAGTAAACTATGGAAAAAATAGTAAAAATGTTGGAGATGAAGGAGGATATGCACCTAATTTTAAAACCTCTGAAGAAGCATTAAATGCAATAACTTATGCAATTAAAGAATCTGGGTATGAAGGTAAAGTATTTATCGGATTAGATGCAGCAGCTTCTTCTTTTTATAATAAACACACCAATAGATATTTTATAGACGGCAAAAATTTAGAATCTTATGAACTTGTTGATTATTATGAAAATTTAGTTGCAAAATATCCCATTATAAGTATTGAAGATCCTTTTGATGAAGAGGATTTTAATTCTTTTTCAATTCTTAATAAAAGAATAGGTGAAGATGTTCAAATTATTGGTGATGATTTAACTGTTACTAATATACAAAGAATTGAAAAAGCTATCTCCCAAAATTCAATGAATACTTTATTATTAAAAGTAAATCAGGTTGGAACAATAGCTGAGTCTTTTGAAGCAGTTAAAGTATGTTATCAAAGAGGATTAAATGTTGTTGTTTCACACAGAAGTGGGGAGACAGAAGATACTTTAATAGCAGATTTAGCAGTTGGTTTAGAAACAGGCCAAATTAAAACAGGAGCTCCTGCGAGAACTGAAAGAACTGCAAAATACAATCGTTTATTACGTATTGAAGAAAAATTAGGTAAAAATGCAGTTTATGCCGGTGTTAATTTTAAAACTTTGAAAAGAAAGAAAAACCTAAGATTTTACAAATTAATTTAA
- a CDS encoding tRNA uridine(34) 5-carboxymethylaminomethyl modification radical SAM/GNAT enzyme Elp3, producing MKKAIEEIVKEFLKNPEKDIELIKREICKKYSLKTFIRNSDIIKELKQEKKLDKNLLLILKKSPSRTMSGVTPVAVMSFSGCPHSGCIYCPRGKEAAQSYTGEEPAALRARQNNFDAYKQVKARLKQYKEMGHSMDKCELIIMGGTFLSNKEKYKKSFIKDCFDAFNNKKSKTLKEAQKLNEKAEHRIVGLTIETRPDYVFIDEMLSYGCTRVELGVQVLSDKIYKKVNRGHSLKDVIDATKKCKEAGLKITYHIMPGLFQTPKQDIQMFKKLFSDSDFKPDMLKIYPTMVMENTKLYDIWKKGKFKPYSAEQAAEVISECYKYIPEYVRVMRVQRDIPTPLITAGVEKSNLRQLVEEKCKKKKIKIKEIRYREAGLQKYKFGKDIQEKNIKLKIKKYTASEGTEYFISFEDTKNNILIGFVRLRICADKKAIVRELHVYGSEINIGLDSNESVQHKGYGKRLLKKAEEITKKNKINKLYIISGIGVREYYYKLGYSLDGFYVSKIINK from the coding sequence ATGAAAAAAGCAATTGAAGAAATAGTTAAAGAATTCCTTAAAAATCCAGAAAAAGATATTGAATTAATTAAAAGAGAGATATGTAAAAAATACTCTTTGAAAACATTTATACGAAATTCAGATATAATAAAAGAATTAAAACAAGAAAAAAAATTAGATAAAAATTTATTATTAATATTAAAAAAATCTCCTTCTAGAACTATGTCTGGAGTAACTCCTGTTGCAGTAATGTCTTTTTCTGGCTGTCCACATTCTGGGTGCATTTATTGTCCTCGCGGAAAAGAAGCTGCTCAAAGTTATACTGGAGAAGAACCTGCTGCTTTAAGAGCAAGACAAAATAATTTTGATGCTTATAAACAAGTTAAAGCACGTTTAAAACAATATAAAGAAATGGGACATTCGATGGACAAATGCGAATTAATAATAATGGGAGGTACATTTTTATCAAATAAAGAAAAATATAAAAAATCATTTATCAAAGACTGTTTTGATGCTTTTAATAATAAAAAAAGTAAAACATTAAAAGAAGCCCAAAAATTAAACGAAAAGGCAGAACATAGAATTGTAGGTTTAACAATTGAAACTCGGCCGGATTATGTTTTTATTGATGAAATGCTTTCATATGGATGCACTCGTGTAGAATTAGGAGTTCAAGTTTTATCTGATAAAATTTATAAAAAAGTTAATAGGGGCCATTCATTAAAAGATGTAATTGATGCAACTAAAAAATGTAAAGAAGCAGGTCTTAAAATAACATATCACATTATGCCTGGCCTATTTCAAACACCAAAACAAGATATTCAAATGTTTAAAAAATTATTTTCTGATTCTGATTTTAAACCAGACATGCTTAAAATTTATCCAACAATGGTTATGGAAAATACAAAACTTTATGATATATGGAAAAAAGGAAAATTCAAACCTTATTCTGCTGAACAAGCAGCAGAAGTAATTTCTGAATGCTATAAATATATTCCAGAATACGTTCGTGTTATGCGTGTTCAAAGAGATATCCCTACTCCTTTAATTACGGCAGGAGTTGAAAAAAGCAATTTAAGACAATTAGTTGAAGAAAAATGTAAAAAGAAAAAAATTAAAATTAAAGAAATACGTTATAGAGAAGCAGGATTGCAAAAATATAAATTTGGAAAAGATATTCAAGAAAAAAATATTAAATTAAAAATAAAAAAATATACTGCTTCTGAAGGAACAGAATATTTCATTTCTTTTGAAGACACAAAAAATAATATTTTAATTGGTTTTGTACGTTTAAGAATTTGCGCAGATAAAAAAGCAATTGTTAGAGAACTTCATGTTTATGGTTCTGAAATAAATATTGGTTTAGATTCTAATGAATCAGTTCAACATAAAGGATATGGAAAGCGCTTGTTAAAAAAAGCAGAGGAAATTACAAAGAAAAATAAAATAAATAAATTATATATTATTTCAGGTATTGGTGTGCGCGAATATTATTACAAATTAGGATATTCTTTAGATGGTTTTTATGTTAGTAAAATCATTAATAAATAG